From Halomarina ordinaria:
GTCGCCGCGGCCTGCCCCGACGGCGTCGACGTCTACTACGACAACGTCGGCGGCCCCATCACCGACGCGGCGTTCGCCAACCTCGCCGTGCGCGCCCGCGTGGTCGTCTGCGGACAGATATCGCTCTACAACGCCGAGGAGCGCCCGACGGGACCGCGACAGCTGGGCGAACTCATCACGAAGCGCGCCCGCGTCGAGGGCGTCCTCGTCCGCGACTACGTCGAGCGCTACGAGGAGGCCAACGAGCGCCTCGCGCGCTGGGTGGGCGACGGGACGGTCCAGTACCGCGAGACGGTCACGGAGGGGCTGGAGAACGCCCCCGACGCCTTCCTCGGGCTGTTCGACGGCGTGAACGTCGGCAAACAGGTGGTGAAGGTGAGCGAGTACGAGCCGGGGTGAGTCAGAACCTCGATGGGTCGCCGGCCGCGCTCGGGGTGGAGTGCCTTGCCGTACCACCCCTGAGCCCGTTCGGAAGCGCTTTTATGCAGGGCAGAGTTAGAGCGGGGTACAGCCTACGTGGGGTTGATGATGCTCCCAGCCAGGGACTTTCGCCGACAGCGTGTCGGTAAGTGCGCGCGGACGCTCCGTCGTCCGGTCGTCGCACGAGGCGGGGGAGCGCGAGCCCACGCGTGGGAGTGATCCATCATGCCAGTATACGTTGATTTCGACGTTCCGGCAGACCTCGAAGACGACGCCGTCGAGGCGCTCGAGGTCGCCCGGGACACCGGTTCGGTGAAGAAAGGAACGAACGAGACGACCAAGGCCGTCGAGCGCGGCAACGCGGTCCTCGTCTACGTCGCCGAAGACGTCCAGCCCGAGGAGGTCGTCATGCACCTCCCGGACCTCTGCGACGAGAAGGAGATTCCCTTCCTCTTCGTGGAGACGCAGGACGACATCGGCCACGCCGCCGGCCTCGAGGTCGGCAGCGCGGCCGCGGCCATCGTCGACGCCGGCGAGGCCAGCGGCGATGTCGAGGACATCGCCGACAAGCTCTCGGAGCTCAGGTAGATGAGCGCCGAAGGCAACAACGACGGAGCGACGGCGGCCGAGGTCATCGAGATCGTCGGCAAGACCGGCATGCACGGCGAGGCCATGCAGGTCAAGTGCCGCATCCGCTCCGGCGAGAACCAGGGCCGCATCATCGCTCGAAACGTCCTCGGGCCGGTCCGCGTGGGCGACGTGCTCCAGCTGCGCGAGACCGCCCGAGAGGCCGACTCCATCGGAGGTCAGTAGATGCCACAGACACGCACCTGTGACTTCAGCGGCGAGGACATCGAGCCCGGCACGGGCATCATGTTCGTCCGCAACGACGGGACCGTGTTGCACTTCAAGGACTCCAAGGCCGAGAAGAACTACTTCATGGGACGGGAGGCGCGCAACCTCGAGTGGACCGAGGCCGGCCAGCGCGAACACGCCGCCCGCCAGCAGACCGTCGGCTCGCAGGACGAAGTCGAGCAGGTCGCCGCCGAGGGCGAGACGGAACTCGACGAACCCGAGCCCGCGGAGACCAGCGCCGACGCCGACCAGCCCGACGTCGACGCCGCCGAGGCCGTCGAGTCCGAGGGCTCGGAGGCGCCCGATCTCGAGGCGGCGGAAGTGACCGACGCCGGCGTCGAGGGCGAGCCCGCGGCGGGCGACCAGCCCGACGTCGAGGAGGTCGACGCCGCCGACGTCACCGACGACGGTGACGAGGCCGACGAGTCGGCGACCGACGCCGACGCCGCCGACGAATCGGACGAGGCCGACGAGGCGGAGGACGACGAGGAATGAGCGAGCACGAGCGCACCTTCGTGATGGTCAAGCCCGACGGCGTCCAGCGCGGGCTGGTGGGCGACATCGTCGCCCGCTTCGAGGAGCGCGGCCTGAAGCTCGTCGGCGGGAAGTTCATGCGCATCGACCGCGACCTCGCCGAGGAGCACTACGGCGAGCACGAGGACAAGCCGTTCTTCGACGACCTCGTCTCGTTCATCACCTCGGGTCCCGTCTTCGCGATGGTCTGGGAGGGTCAGGACGCCGTGGCGCAGGTCCGCACCATGATGGGCGAGACCGACCCCGCCGAGTCCGCCCCCGGTACCATCCGCGGCGACTTCGGCCTCGACCTCGGTCGGAACGTCATCCACGGGTCGGACACCGAGGAGGGCTCCGCCGAGCGCGAGATCGACCTCTTCTTCGCGGCGGACGAACTGCTCGACTACGAGCGGGTCGACGAGACCTGGCTCTACGAGTAACCGGTTCGACGTTCTTTCGACAGTAGCCCCCCCGAGTGACGACCACGTCACCCCCGGGCCACGCGTGTAGCCGGAAAGCCTACACCCCGCGTCGGCGACCGCGAACCGTGTGGTTCCCCGCCCACCTCGCCGTCGGTGCACTCCTCGCGCGCCGTGTCCGTCTCGACACCCGGTGGTGTCTGCTGGGGGCGGCGCTCCCGGACCTCGTCGACAAACCGCTCGGCGTCCTCGGGGTGTTCCCGGCCTACCAGACGCTCAGTCACTCGCTGCTCGGCCTGGCGCTGGCGGCGACGCTCGCCTCGTCCGTCGGGGGGCGCGCGCTGGCCGCCGGGTGGCTGTCGCACCTCGCCGCCGACTGCCTCCAGTTGACGCTCAACGGGCGGGCGGTCCACGCCGGCGGGATGCTCGGCTGGCCACTGACCGGGTGGGAGAACCCGATGGTCGTCGGCGACGTTCCCGCCTACGCCGACACGCTGTTCCCGTCGGTGCCGCTGCTCTCGGAGGGCTACGTCGCCCACTACGTCGGGACGCCCTCGTTCGCGCTCGAACTCCTGCTCTGTGCGTACGCGCTCGGCTCCCTCGTCTCCGCCGTGCGACTCCGCGCGTGACGGGGGGTTGGGTCGGGAATCGCCGCCGATAGTGTCAGTCCGAGGAAAAAATTGCCGTTATCACGGTCGAAGTTTCTCTCGCTCTGTGTGTACGTTACCGCGCGACCAGTGGGGGCTCGAACTGTAACGGTCGATAGTGTCGGAACTGTCGTTCCATCTCGTCGTCATATATAGCGGAGGGTGCTGCCGAGAACACGACCCTCAGCACCCCCTGTAGCGAAGCCACCGTTAGCTATGAGCGATGCTGACAACCCTGCCACGGACGCGGACGCCCACGCGCATCACGACCACCACGGTCACGAGGGACCGGGCTACGTGACGCCACAGGCCGCCATCGAGGAGTCGGAGCCGGAGGAGGTGGCGTACGTCATCGGCCTCTACGTCGGCACGGACGTCGACGCGCCCGACTTCCTCGCGGTGGTCGACACGGACCCGGACTCGTCGACGTACGGCCAGATAATCGACCGGGTGGAGATGCCGAACCGCGGCGACGAGTTACACCACTTCGGCTGGAACGCCTGCTCCTCGTCGTGCCACGTCGAGGGCCTCGAACGACAGCACCTCATCGTGCCCGGGCAGCGTTCCTCGCGTATCCACGTCGTCGACACCGCCGACCGACGGGACCCGGAGCTAGTGAAGGTCATCGAACCGGAGGAGGTGTTCGAGCACGACCTGAGCGCGCCACACACCGTCCACTGCATCCCCGACGGGAAGATACTCATCAGTATGCTCGGCGACGCGAACGGTGAGTTGCCGGGCGGGTTCCTCGAACTGAACGACGACTTCGAGGTCGAGGGACGCTGGGACACGCCGGGCGACATCGACATGAACTACGACTACTGGTACCAGCCCCGGCACAACGTGATGATATCGAGCGAGTGGGCCGCCCCGAAGACGTACTACCCCGGGTTCGACCTGGAGGACGTCGAGGCCGGGAAGTACGGGCGACAGCTCCACATCTGGGACTGGGAGGCGGGCACCGTCGAGCAGACCATCGACCTCGGCGAGGAGGGGATGATTCCCCTGGAGGTGCGCTTCCTGCACTCGCCGGTCTCGACGCACGGGTTCGTGGGGGCCGCGCTCTCCTCGAACGTGTTCCACTTCTACGAGGACGGCGGCGAGTGGCACGCGGACAAGGCCATCGACGTCGAACCGCGCGAGCACGACGACTGGGACATGCCCGTCCCCGGCCTCGTCACCGACCTGCTGGTGTCGATGGACGACCGCTACCTGTTCTTCTCGAACTGGCTCCACGGCGACGTCCGGATGTACGACGTGAGCGACCCGGCGAACCCGCGGCTCGCCGACCGCATCTGGGCGGGCGGCCTCTTCGGCCCGCGAAACCCCATCGAGGGCGAGCGCGACGTGTACGGCGGCCCGCAGATGCTCCAGTTGAGCCTCGACGGCGAGCGCCTCTACTGGACCACCTCGCTGTTCTCGACGTGGGACAACCAGTTCTACCCCGAGGAGGGCGAGCAGGGGTCGGTCATGCTGAAGGCGGACGTGAACCCGCGCAAGGGAACGATGGCACTCGACCAGGAGTTCCTCGTCGACTTCGGCGACCTGCCCGACGGTCCGGCGCGTGCCCACGAGATCCGCTGGCCCGACGGCGACTGCACCAGCGACGTCTGGCTGTAGGTGTCCCACGCACTCACCTTCGAGTGGGCCGACGGCCGCACGGCGCGCGTCGACGCGCGCCCCGACGAGACGGTCGTCGAAGCCGCCGAACGCGAGTCGGTCGCCCTCCCGTTCGGCTGTCTCACGGGCGCGTGCGCCACCTGCACGGCCCGACTGCTCGACGGCCACGTGGCGTACCGTCGGCCGCCGCGCGGACTGAAACCCGACCAGCGCGAGGCGGGGTACGTCCTCGCGTGCGTCGCCGAACCGCGGAGCGACTGTCGCCTGCGCGTTGGCGTCGACGTCCACCGTGAACTCGTCGACAACCCCTGGAAGTGACCGATGACTCGACCTCGATTCGCCCACGCCGCCCGCTGGCTGCTCGCCGCCGGAACCGTGAGTGCCGCAGCCGGGACCGCGAGCGCCCACGGGACGGGCGCGACCGGCGGCCCCCACGTCGACCTCCTGCTCGCGTTGCCGGTCGTCGTCGGCCTCCCGCTCCTCGCCGGCGTCGCCGTCGTGCGCCGCCCCCTCCCGACCCGACGGGCGTGGTACCTGGTCGACGCGCTGGTCGTCCTCCTCGGCGCGCTGGCGCTCGCGGGCGCGGCGTCGATGGCGGGCGCGTGGGTCGTCCCCGGCGCGCTGGCGGGCGCCCTCCTCGCTCGCTCGGCGACCGCTCGCCTCGGCTGCGGCTGTCGGGGGGAGGTCGCCGTCGGCGCGCTGGTCGTCCACCGCACCGTGGAGGGGCTCGTGCTCGCCGCACTCGTCTCCGCGTCCGCCGCCCTCGCGCTCGCCGGGACGCTCGCGCTCGCCGGTCACGGCGGGCTGGAGGCCGTCGCCATCGCGGGCGCCTCGCGAGACCCCCGTCGGGGGCTGGCGAGCGTCGCGCTCGCGCAGGCGGGTTTCCTCGCCGGCGTCGTCGTCGGGTGGGCTGCGCTCGCCGGCGTCCCGGCGGCCGTCGAGTGGGCCGCGCTTGCGGTGGTCGGCGGGGTACTGGTGACCGTGGGGGGCGGCGCCCTCAGGGACCGGACCGACCTCGTGGCGGGACGAACGGGTGGTCCGAACGTCTCGGCGGCCGCCGACCGGGAGTGACGCCATCACGACCCGTCGCGACCACTCACGACCCGTCACGGTGCGCCGTCTCGACTCGTTTCGGAACGGCTTTGTCGCACAGCGCGTCCCTCGACGCATGGACGACCGCCTCGCGGACAACCGGGCGCACTGGGAGGAACTCGCCGCCCTCCACCCCGACACGGCGTTCTACGACGTCGAGTCGTTCCTCGACGGCGAGAGCACGCTCCGGCCGCTCGAACGCGAGGAACTCGGGGGGCGAGTCGGCGAGGGGACGCGCCTGCTCCACCTCCAGTGTCACTTCGGCCTCGACACGCTCTCGTGGGCACGCCACGGCGCCGACGTGACGGGCGCCGATTTCTCCGAGACGGCCGTCGAGACGGCCCGTGACCTGGCGCGGGAGACGGGGCTCGCCGAGCGAGCACGCTTCGTCGAGGGCGACCTCTACGACCTCCCCGCCGTCCTGGACGAGGCATTCGACGTGGTGTTCACCTCCTACGGCGTGCTCAACTGGTTGCCCGATATCGAGGCGTGGGCCGACGTGGTCGGCCACTTCCTCACATCCGGTGGCACGTTCTACGTCGCCGAGATACACCCGTTCAGCCACGTGCTGATGGACCTCGACCTGGTCGAGGGACGGCCCGTCCCCGACTGGTCGTACTTCGGCGGCGACCCCCGAACGTACGACGAGGACGGTACCTACGCCGACCGGGAGGCCGAACTCGACGACACCGTCACCCACGAGTGGGCCCACGGCCTCGGCGAGGTGGTCACCGCGCTGGTCGACGCCGGCCTCGACGTCGAGTTCGTCCGCGAACATCCCTTCGCCTGCTTCGAGCAGTTCCCCGGGATGGAGCACGACGAGGACGGCTACTGGTGGCTCCCCGAAGCGCCCGAGGACGTCCCGCTGACGTTCTCGCTACGGGCGCGGGGGTAGGGCCGCCGGAGTTATTCGCCTCCCGTTCCAATCGGACGTCGCTATGCCCATCAGCGCCAGAAACCGGTTGAGCGGGACCGTCCAGTCCGTCACCGTCGAGGGACCCATCGCCGAGGTGGTCATCGACGTCGACGGCACCGAGGTGACGGCGACCATCACCAGCGCGTCGGTCGAGCGCCTCGGCCTCGAGGAGGGCGAGGAGGCCACTGCCGTCGTGAAAGCCAGCGACGTGATGGTCGAGAACTGAACTGCACCGAGCCGACGCGTTCCACGGAGGGTGCGACGCGCGACAGCGACGCGTCGACGGTTGTATCGTCGAGTGAGGGGGCGGTTCGTGCGCCCGGGACGAGCGCGTCAGTCGTCGGCGCGCGCCGGCGCGCCGAGGTCGACGTCGCCGGCGTCGAGTTCCGCCTCCACCTCGCGGGTCGCCGCGACCATGTTCTCCATCTTCCCGTAGGCCACCTCGCGGGGCAGGAGCTTCAGCCCGCAGTCGGGCGAGACGGTGAGGCGCTCCGGGGGGACGACCTCGAAGCCGCGTTTGACGTTCTCCTTAATCTGGGAGACGGGTTCGACCTCCGCGACGTGGGCGTCGACGACGCCGAGCGCGAGGTCCTTCGTGAACTC
This genomic window contains:
- a CDS encoding selenium-binding protein SBP56-related protein translates to MSDADNPATDADAHAHHDHHGHEGPGYVTPQAAIEESEPEEVAYVIGLYVGTDVDAPDFLAVVDTDPDSSTYGQIIDRVEMPNRGDELHHFGWNACSSSCHVEGLERQHLIVPGQRSSRIHVVDTADRRDPELVKVIEPEEVFEHDLSAPHTVHCIPDGKILISMLGDANGELPGGFLELNDDFEVEGRWDTPGDIDMNYDYWYQPRHNVMISSEWAAPKTYYPGFDLEDVEAGKYGRQLHIWDWEAGTVEQTIDLGEEGMIPLEVRFLHSPVSTHGFVGAALSSNVFHFYEDGGEWHADKAIDVEPREHDDWDMPVPGLVTDLLVSMDDRYLFFSNWLHGDVRMYDVSDPANPRLADRIWAGGLFGPRNPIEGERDVYGGPQMLQLSLDGERLYWTTSLFSTWDNQFYPEEGEQGSVMLKADVNPRKGTMALDQEFLVDFGDLPDGPARAHEIRWPDGDCTSDVWL
- the ndk gene encoding nucleoside-diphosphate kinase; the protein is MSEHERTFVMVKPDGVQRGLVGDIVARFEERGLKLVGGKFMRIDRDLAEEHYGEHEDKPFFDDLVSFITSGPVFAMVWEGQDAVAQVRTMMGETDPAESAPGTIRGDFGLDLGRNVIHGSDTEEGSAEREIDLFFAADELLDYERVDETWLYE
- the rpl7ae gene encoding 50S ribosomal protein L7Ae, giving the protein MPVYVDFDVPADLEDDAVEALEVARDTGSVKKGTNETTKAVERGNAVLVYVAEDVQPEEVVMHLPDLCDEKEIPFLFVETQDDIGHAAGLEVGSAAAAIVDAGEASGDVEDIADKLSELR
- a CDS encoding class I SAM-dependent methyltransferase: MDDRLADNRAHWEELAALHPDTAFYDVESFLDGESTLRPLEREELGGRVGEGTRLLHLQCHFGLDTLSWARHGADVTGADFSETAVETARDLARETGLAERARFVEGDLYDLPAVLDEAFDVVFTSYGVLNWLPDIEAWADVVGHFLTSGGTFYVAEIHPFSHVLMDLDLVEGRPVPDWSYFGGDPRTYDEDGTYADREAELDDTVTHEWAHGLGEVVTALVDAGLDVEFVREHPFACFEQFPGMEHDEDGYWWLPEAPEDVPLTFSLRARG
- a CDS encoding 50S ribosomal protein L24e, which translates into the protein MPQTRTCDFSGEDIEPGTGIMFVRNDGTVLHFKDSKAEKNYFMGREARNLEWTEAGQREHAARQQTVGSQDEVEQVAAEGETELDEPEPAETSADADQPDVDAAEAVESEGSEAPDLEAAEVTDAGVEGEPAAGDQPDVEEVDAADVTDDGDEADESATDADAADESDEADEAEDDEE
- a CDS encoding 30S ribosomal protein S28e: MSAEGNNDGATAAEVIEIVGKTGMHGEAMQVKCRIRSGENQGRIIARNVLGPVRVGDVLQLRETAREADSIGGQ
- a CDS encoding 2Fe-2S iron-sulfur cluster-binding protein, with amino-acid sequence MSHALTFEWADGRTARVDARPDETVVEAAERESVALPFGCLTGACATCTARLLDGHVAYRRPPRGLKPDQREAGYVLACVAEPRSDCRLRVGVDVHRELVDNPWK
- a CDS encoding TOBE domain-containing protein, giving the protein MPISARNRLSGTVQSVTVEGPIAEVVIDVDGTEVTATITSASVERLGLEEGEEATAVVKASDVMVEN
- a CDS encoding metal-dependent hydrolase, yielding MWFPAHLAVGALLARRVRLDTRWCLLGAALPDLVDKPLGVLGVFPAYQTLSHSLLGLALAATLASSVGGRALAAGWLSHLAADCLQLTLNGRAVHAGGMLGWPLTGWENPMVVGDVPAYADTLFPSVPLLSEGYVAHYVGTPSFALELLLCAYALGSLVSAVRLRA